CTAGGTGCACGATGCCATAAATGTGGAGATcttatttgtttaaattaatttgGATCTTTTTCAACTCAATAAGCTACAACTGAAATGTATTTAAACCGTTTGTCTAACTgttcttaaaaattataaaaattgttgTACTTAGAGACTTGAAAATTTAACactttatgaaatatattttcttttatggcaGTAAGAGTACTCTCTTCATTAAATACTTATAGCACCTAAGTACCTGTGAACTATCTCAGAAAGcccattgcaaaaaaaaaaccacgcaAATTTTGAAAAGACACAAGACCTATACCAACATTCAACAGATCCACAGCTGACcctggaagacagaggaagacagtggTTGCCATTTTTGttgatatacacacacaaaatagcagGAATTTCATGAGTGTGGGATTATCTGAGTTTCTTCAacttattatacatgtataattatttttaccTGAGAAAGTTTTACATGACCCCCAGGCATACAGGCATATAAAATGGGTATACAaatcaaatatttactaaaaataaaccataaaataattttgaaacaaGAAAACCTGGATGCAGTAAGTTTGTTGTGCTTATGTTTGCACAGAGCATTGTTTGCTAAGCATCTCACTGAGCTGTAAAGCAGCTGCAATATCCCCAGAGCTGGCTAACATTTTTTATAATCATCAATACTGAGACTATCTCCTTGAATATGCACAAAGTACAAAATGGTAGAAGTCTATTCAGGCCCTTTCAGAAACCATTAGAAAATTCTCAGCTGTAACTTCAGTGACTAGGTTGTCTAAGGCATTTCTTTTTACTGAATCTCCTTCTGTCTCATGGACTCTTGGGAGTAGTTATTACCACAGGTTTTGGGCCTATTTAAGAGTACCAGGAATGGGATCAATCCACGGAACAGGCTTTTTAttgtttggtctttgttttactttcaagAAAGAGTCTCACTATGGGAATGGGCTTTAAATCTAACCAGAAAGTGCTTGGTTACTCCTAACAGCTGTGCCACTAGTCCATCAGTGGGTCTACCTTGCCAGGTCAGTTACTCAGTTACTTATTTGCCAGGTGAGCTGTGGCTCACAGAAGACGTTTCTCCCTTAGTAACACGCACAGAAACccgcacaagatcaagccagccaaaatcccAAGCAGACTGTGAAAGGCTCAGGAACTCTTGCCCCTGTCTGAGGGCTACTGGCAATGGATGGCTGCTGAGGAAGGGAGAGCCAGGATCCTTTAGGACTTCAGGCACACTCCTGCGAATGGTCACGTACCCATGCCTATACATGCATGAAGCATTAAATGAACTCAGtgaggattttaaaaaacagcGAGCATATGAAGTTGGTAAAGAAAAGCAGTGGGGGTAGAGTAGGGAATATATTTGATTCAAACACATTATACTAAAAAAATTAGTGAATAGAAAGTGTTGGTAACTTTATTTAAGCCTTGGGTGGAGCAGAATGATACCACTCCAATTCATACAAATCAGTACATGCTCACCCCACTTAGTTCTGTTATAAGCTGAGTTTTCTATTACAATGCTCTTAACTATTACAAAAACTATTTCAATTTTCCCCCTGAGAGTAAACATATTAGGTCATAAAATTCAGTtccaagaaaagatgaaaatattttcctcacaGATGATTTGGGGTTTTCTACATCTGCCCTCCCTTCAAGGCCTGGGgctttgtgttttctgtctcATATTATCcctaaaaaggattttttttcctatagaagacaaaacaaatttcACAATGATAAAAAGTAACAAGTAATAGGAAGAGAAGATGTGGGGTAAACTATCTAGCTACACTGTAAACAGTAAACAGGTATGCTTTTACTTATGGTTCAAACAAGAGCTAGTgactaacatttataaaattaagtaaatttgGTGATACGCAAATCTTAATACAAAGGCACCAAAGTACTAACATCAAAGTTCTAATTTAAAAAGCAGCTGGTGAAAACTGGGATTCACAGGGACATGAGAATGGATGAGTTAGTCCTGcctctcacctgggcagcacagtaaaaCTGGCCCTGTTGGAGAGGGTTGGGTGAGCAAGACAGAGCTGGCTCTGCCACTCATCTGCTGTGACGTGAGATGGCTGAGATGGTATGGGTGCCTCCGCCCCATCACTTGCAGCAGTCAGGTGTTGACTCAACAGTCAGGAGAGCTAGCCACCAAAAtcatgagaatgggagagctaGGCCTGACTGAGTCTCACTGGCCATAATGGgctctgcacctcacctgggcaaaaagtggagctggccctgacaGCAAAGGCACTGGTGAGCAAGCCCCAGGgttgtgagagcaggagagctggtccagcCCCTTGCCAgcctgtagcacttgggagagtaggCCTCttgccttgactgggcagcacagtggagctgactCTGGAGGCCTgggtgtgggtgagccagcccaaggacatgagagcagATCTGACCTCGTCTTCTGCAGATGGAGTTGTTAGGTGGCCTAGCCGAGCAGTGCTGAAGAACGTGTCCTGGTGAGGGAGcgctggtgggctgaccagctcagctgccacTCTGGCCCAGATCTAGGACTCTCAGCTGGCCAACCCCCAAATCTGTATTATCTGTGAATAGTTGAGACACCTGAACGGGCCAGTCtcgctgatccaaagctgcaggctctccatgacacagggtaacaacAGGATATTTGAGCGAAGTCCCAGTAAGGTTCCAGAGTATTGATTGTATtgccagagacctcaaaccagaccaatgactcactgcaatgaacatttgcaagtgacaAAGTGTGGGCAAGAGGTATATCATGAGACACACTGtaacatactacagcttccatgaagAATTTtctatgcttaaaaaaaaaaatttatttttgcttgtttgtgtgtgagggggaggttgcaagggcagagggcagatacaaagggacagggagatAAGTGGGACTGAGGTACATGAggtaaaatacaaacaatcaaaaatttaaaaaactgggGTTCACAAAACTACTTCAAAAATTaaactgtcttagaaaaaaaagagaaaaaaccaaacaaacaaaaacaatcaggcAAATCATTATAtaatttcaagagaaaaaagttactcatgaaataaaaatccTTGATTTTATGCACGGTGATTATGATGCCCAAGATGCACTGAAAATAGCAAAAGGCTCAACGAAATAAGTCACAACCGAAGCCACTAATAACAATGCTGTGAAGCTACAGCAGCTACATGTTCTAGGGCTTTGGTGATTTAAGcttaggaggaggaaaagcaagcaaTGCACAGAGACTAGGAAGGAGCTGTGGCGCACACTGTTTCCCAGGTCACAGCACAGTACACTTGTACACGTGCATCTTAGAGCTTCTCCATCTGGAAGCACCAGCTGTGCATCCTTGAAAGAATAACAACACAGTGAGGCCACTGACATGGAGGCAGCATGTGAGCTGATGAGGTAAGTTATTACTTGAGGTTAAATAAAACAGTGATCGTAAAGGAGTCTAGGACCCAGAGTGCCTATGCCTGACTGCTGACACAAGCATTTAGTTTCTGTAAGACTTGGACTAGCTTCCTTACTTGTAAActtgtaataataaaaacaactgcCATACTTGCAGCCTGTATCCTAGTGCCAAGCATCAGAATCTTACATGTTAATTCTTTCATTCTTAATAATGTTCTTAGccaatgaataattttaaaaggtagtGCCCAAGTCAGCTCACTTAATTGTTTGAGggtacaaaacttaaaaaaaaaaaagcatcacttAGGAGAGTTggaaggatggttcagtggttaggagcactagttgctcttccagaggacccaggtctatTTTAGCAGCCACACGGCAGCTCAACTGTCTGGACTCCAGCTCCTGAAGACTTGATTCCCTCTTCTTATTTCTGTGGGtaatgcatgcacatggtgcacagacatgtatcaggaaaaacacttatacataaattttttaagTGACAGGACTAGACCATAAGAAATTTGGCTGAGAGGCAGACACTGCCATCCCTTCTCGTCGCTTGCTGCAGCCATGGTCAACCCCGTCGTGTTCTTCGACATCGCGGTTGATGGCGAGCCCTTGGGCCACATCTCCTTCGAGCTCTTTGCAGACAGAGttccaaagacagcagaaaactTCCGTGCTCTGAGCACTGGAGAAAAAGGATTTGGATATAAGGGTTCCTGctttcacagaattattccaGGATTCATGTGCCAGGGTGGTGACTTCACACGCCATAATGGCACTGGTGGCCGGTCCATCTATGGGGAGAAATTTGAGGATGAGAACTTCATCCTGAGGCACACAGGTCCTGGCATCTTGTCCAtggcaaatgctggaccaaacacAAACGGTTCCCAGTTTTTTATCTGCACTGCCAAGACTGAGTGGCTGGATAGCAACACGTGGTCTTTGGGAAGGTGAAGGAAGGCATGAGCATCGCGGAAGCCATGGAGCGCTTTGGGTCCAGGAATGGCAAGACCAGCAAGATGATCACCATTTCCGACTGTGGATAAATCTAATTCTTTTGACTTGCGGGCATCTTACCCACCAAAccattccttctgtagctcaggagagcGGCCCCGCCCCATCTGCTCCCAGTACCCTgtaatctctgctctcactgaagtTCTTTGGGTTCCATATTGTCCTCACTCCCCTCCAAGTTTAGCTGGATTGCAGAGTTAAGTTTATGagattatgaataaaaagtaaatagaaaaaaaaaaagaaatttggctGAGAACCTATATATGCGACCATTACATCCTGGAACATTACTTAATTTCAAAGTATTGTTATAAGATACTAAATGCCTAGAACACAGTAGGAGCACAACAGACCTTAATGATTAGTGTTCTTTGGACAGTTTCTGGTTACTAGAATCTTTATACTACCAGTCGCTTAAAAGTCTTCACAGTACAGACAGAGTTACGGTATGTAGAGAGTatagagaggacaggagggaaaaggagagggccTAAAACTAAAGTGGCTGCAGCtggcaagaaaatgaaatgacGTATGTTAACAGTTAGCGCTGTGGAGGTGATGAAGTGACTTTCATAGCTTTTTCAAAGGATTTCTGGGATTTCAGTATTATTAGCATCATTATATACCTTATAATCAAGTTTAGAAAGCAGCTGTTGGGGAACTAGAgcaatgactcagtgggtaagagagcttgttcttgcagaggacctgggctcagttcccagcacctacatggaggctcacagtgTCTATggcttcagttccagaggacccagcaccctctCAGGGTTCACAGGCAGTGGGCAAAAtgtggtgtgcacacatgcgagcaggcaaaacacttacacacgTGAAACAAGATAAGTAAATACGTCTTGTAAACATTTGAGGTATTTTGCCCCCTGCCAGCCAGCAATACTTCCTACCTACTAAGGACACTGTGGCTAAGCGTTCAACAGTCAAACTATCATCTAATGCCATTTTCCCAACTGCAAGTTAAGCACCTATGCTTTTAATTCTATAATGTTAGAAcgtaggaggctgagacaagaagcTTGCAAGTTTAAGGCCTGGGTTAAAAAgacatcaaaaaacaaagaaaacaacaagaacctaaaatatgtgtgtgtttgtttttaattttgtttttcaagacagggtttctctgtgtcgccttggttgtcctgcattctctttgtagtccaggctggcctcgagctcacagagatctgcctgcctctgcctcccaagtgctggggttacaggcctgcgccaccacgcctggcaaaatatgttgtattaggcaccaggaaaacaagaaaactaagACCTGATTCCCGTCATTACAAAACTATGTAAGATAATTTAAGGTCAACACACTCTGGTAAAATAGTGCTTGGGCCTCATGGGAGCAAAGAACACTCATCCAAGTTTAGGGTACAGGGGTTTAGTCTTGCCTAGTTTAATAAcagtagtaataatagtagtagtagtaatagtaattaataataataataataataccacccACTCACTGAATTTTCTGAGTTCTTCCCCAAATCTGAAGACCATGGgaacaaaacacaataaatttaGATCTCTATACATACAGCTCATGCCCTCTGAAGTAAATTCAGTGCGTTAAAAGAGAAATCCCAGGTCTGGGGATGTAGTCCAGCTGgtgagtgctggcctagcatgcactAAGTCCTGTGGGGCTGGCTGCAGTTGtagcacttgggaagaggaagaataaagatcaaaagttcaaaatcatcctgggctacagaagttcaggaggccagcctgggctacagaggttcaggaggccagcctgggctacaaaggcaaaagagaaggggaggagaaggaagaaagggagagagattttACATCAGCACCATcacaaagacagaaagcaaacagtAAAGAGGCCTGAGACCCTAAAATTGAAGATTCTCTGTATAATATCTCAAATGTTCCGGCTAATAGAAAGGCCTCATGCAAGGGCATTTTTTTCTAAAGCACAGGTCCTATGCAGAGGACCAAAACTGCTTTGCAAAGAATAAGAATTCCTTTAGCCCCACGGTGGTTTTCAGTGGCTCATATatgtgaacacttggtccccagctgatggcaGCTTGAGGTGGTTAGGCAGTCTCTAGCAGGTAGAGCTGTGCTGGAGGGAGTGTAACACtggggagcaggctttgaggtttataGCTTCAccctccttcctgttctctctgcttcctgtgtgctgataaaatgtgaccagccagcttcctgctctggctgacACGACATGCTGTGATGCACTCTATTCCTCTGGAGCAGTAAAccctttcttttgtaagttgtttttgtcagtgttttattgtggcaacagaaaagaaactaacacaAGCATGGCAATGAGAGGACAGCAAAGTTAGAAAGTCAAGTTGGAGCAGACATACCAGGAAATGCAAACATAGTGCAGAGGACTGACAGAACTGGGCTTATTTGGTCAAAATCTCAACCTGACAAACTCAAGGGGTTCCATCCGCTGGCCCCACCTGGCCCACCACAGTCTTCAGCTCAGTAAATGGCACCATTACCACTACTAACCTAGTAATGGCTCACGTCAGAAAACTCAAAGTCTGTAGTACTTCCTTCTCCATAACCCTTTAGGTCCAGCTCTGCCACTGTGCCACGGTCTGACTTCTGAAAGAGCCTCAGCATACACCACCAGCCCTCTTCTCGTTCCGGACTCTAAGCCTAAGCAACATGCTGCTCTAGCTCTTTAACTACCTGGTGCCTTCTTGTTCCTGATGCTTGCAGATTAAGTTCCTCAGACAGCTCTCTCTTATTATCCAATAGGGTGTGGGTCCTTTCTGCTGCTCTCACAGCACCTTGCTCTATACTGATTTATTTGTGCATTTAATATCTCCCTCCCTATTCTGTGGATTTCGTTCAGAAAAgcctctattttttcttttaccataTACCCAATGCCTGCACAACATTTTCTTGATACACAGGAAAATAACTCTGACAGCAATATGGAAAGTGCATGAGAAACACGTGGCCACTAGACCAGGGACATCAGACAGAAGTAATCACAGCAGGATGCTGCTAAGAATAATAAAACTCGTTCCTAATTTCTTAGTATCCACTTTATGTTTGCTTTGTGCTGTGGGCGGAACAGAATATTTTTATCCCTCTCCATGCTGGTAAAAAGTTTAGATCccaggcaagagagatggcttagaggttaagagcactggctgctcttccagaggtcctgagttcaattcccagcaaccacatggcggttcacaaccatctatagtgagatctgatgccctcttgtagCACGCAGTTGTACacgcagacacaacattgtatacataataataaataaaacttaaaaaaaaaaagtttagatcCCTGAAAGGTTAAGGAAACCACATCAACTGCCTAAGGCAACAAAGCTGCTAATCCCATGAAGgagggatctgagttcagttctcttCTAATCAAAGTTTCTTTCAATTGTTTCACCTTATCTTTACCATGAATAGTACCCAGACTGGGGAAAATAGCAATGCGAAAGGAGCTATTAGACTGATAAATGAGGAGTCAGTCCAGAAATGAGGGGCTTCCGAAGAACAGTTTAGTGGTGACCACCCcccaaatcaaaataactttggAATAACTACTTGTTTTATAAGTGAAATGGGTACATGGCTCTCAGTAGCAGCACACTTATATCTCAACACgtggaaggctaaggcaggagggagttcaaaaccagctggactacacagagttcaaggctagcttgagaTAGTACATAAGAAGTTATTTCAAAAATCCTAGGTAAACAAATAACTTCTGCTCTATGCAGACACAGTGAACGAGAGCGTGTATTTTAATACTGACCCCTGGCTTCATATCATACTGCTTGAGAAGTGATGGCGTGGTTCCATTAAGTAGATAAAGAAGACAACCACAACAAGAGCCCGTCTACAGCGCTACAGCACAGACACTTAATCTCTGGTTTCAAGCATCATTCACGTACCTGAGATCTATGTTAGAGAGCCTTTAGAACTGGAAATGAATTTAAATCAAGTTATTGTtaagtattttaatttgtttctatcCCTTTTTGAACCTGAAGTATCCGTGTAAATTTCCTTCAATCTTTCAATACCCTTCCTTTTATGGCACACTAAAATGCTATCCCTGAGTATAAAGAATGCCTAAGTCCACACAGTGCCACGAGTGACTCAACAATGTAAAGAGACATCAGTACAGACTGTCTCTATGGAAGCAAATCAGTAGAGAAGAGAGACTTCCTATAGGCAAGTGATTTCAAGTCATGAAATCTTGGAGCTGGAAGAGACTTTAAGGCTGAGATAACAAATCTAAAGTGCCAACTATATATGAAATGTATCGAGAAAGGAGTCTGGTTGAGTGCTGCCATGCACATCTATAtcaccacagcactcaggaagccaaggcaggatgATCACAAAGCCAACCCAGGCGACACGAAGACGACCCAGACTCAGAGGCCACAAGCCCACTAAAGGCGGCTTGTGCTCAACCATAAGCTGTGACTTTCATGAGGTGTTCCAAAGAGAGCCTAAGTACTCAGGGCATGTGCCTCTGTAAAGAGAAGGTGGGTTACATGAAATGCCCACGGCCACAAAGTAAATAAGCGGATGGAAACGGAACCCTAGCTCTGCAGCTTTGGGGACTGGGACTTTTACCCTGCAATGTAACGCTTCTCCTCTCtgatatatttatacaataaaatgcTCTTTTTATGTAACagataataaaaaccaaaccaattacAACTTAACAGGGAGGGAATACACCCCTTTGAAGGTTTTATTAGGCTATTACGGGGTTCGCAATACTATAATAAAGACCTATTCGTGTAAGTACATTCAAAGATTTAAACGAAGCCCACAACCTTTAGGTTCTGCCATCATGATCAATACATCTCTGACTTAAACTATTTCCTGACAATTTCACTTCATGGTGAATTTTTTCCATATGACAATTCTTCTTCAGAGTGTAGCCATTATGACTCAGGGCACCTCAACGCTATGAGGGAGCTTTCAATACAAGGGGTAGGAGGAGAATGAGGGGGCCCACTGAATCATTAGCAGCCCACGCAGTTATGAAACCCAGCAAATCTTTTTTGGAAATCATTTTCAAGGCAGTTTTAGGAGGAAAATTCTGGTGAAAACCTTATTAAAACAGTGGTCTGTAAGAGGAGGAAAATTCTGGTGAGAACCTTATTAAAACAGTGGTCTGTAAGAGGAGGAAAATTCTGGTGAGAACCTTATTAAAACAGTGGTCTGTAAGAGGTAATCTATATACAAGAAAGATCaacctcttatttatttaaagacataTAACTAGGAAACTTCagcagaaagattttctttttgacTATCAGTGATACATATATCTTTATTTTGGTATCACTGAAGTCAGTATATGCTCTATGTTCAACAGCTGAAGGGCCTCCTCAACATCTGTCATAGCTCTCGGGTAAGCTGTGAGAACCAGCTCAGAGACTGAATCACCCTACGTCATGTGAGAATTAGAGCAAAGCAGTCAGAACATGTAGAGTGCTCTGATGCACTGAGTTTACATATAGACAAGGTTGTGGTTCCTAATTAAAAACAGCTACTACCTTACAAAGGCACACAGCGTAACACATTTTCTCAGGAATGCTAAACTTACTTAGGTTTGTAATTTGGAAGTTCTTGTCTTTTACGGTAAATGTACAGAAAGGCAATGAGAACAACCTGAGGAAAATCCGTCACATCAACCGGAGCCTGAAGAGAAGACAACCAGCTGCCAGGACTCAGTGTCTGGGACAAACCCACAGGAGCTGACGGACTAAGGACAGTGCCTGCTAGGAACCAGGAGTACAGCGTTAAGGTTTTGAGAACCAACGACGTACCTCCTAATGTTTCCGCTTactgttgaaaaataaaacaacttaatCGAGCCTTCAAAGAATTAACCCCACTGATGACCTGAAAACTACAATAAGCAACTAGGGAAAATCAAGGCCAATCACTTTGTGTTTCATTCTTGTGGAAGGAAGGTATAAACTTGTCATCACATTACCCATCTTCTCCTGCCTTCTGCTTGAATATGGGCAAAAGGCTCAACAGAAATGCAGCCATTTCCCCACTAATGTCATGTGCAATTACACTATTACAGTGCTGATTAAGCCTCCTATCATTTCACATTTTTGGGAAAGACAGCAAACAGGAAGAGCTGGAAATACCCTTTAAAATCCCATTCAGCTCTTCATTCTGTATCACATACTGTTCTAACCGCATACAGCTCCTCGTGAGTGTGGTAATaacgcctgtttctgcctcccacattGATCTGAAATCATTTATCCCCCAGGTCAGACAGTCTTATCTTTGAGTCTAACTGACAGAatgcaccacaccaccaccaaataCACAtctaaaaaccaaagacaaagataagttaaaaaacaaacaaacatgtaagCGGAAACATAGAGGGAACTGCTACATGTGTTATCCTTTACTTCTTAGGGTCTTCATTTTATCAAAACCCCAGTGGTAGGCTGGGTGAAGAAGAGTCTGTGTGACAGCAACAGGCAGAACAAAAGCTGGCAAAGGAGCACAGAGAAAGCGAGCTGAGGCGCTGTGGAGGTAGCTGAGGGCTTAAGACCTGCAGAGGCCTGTGTTCCACCCCCAGCATTtccagggtggctcacaactgtgtacAACTCCAGAGGTCTGGACATCCCTCCTCTGGACTTTGTGAgcaacaagcacacacatggttcacacacatacacacaggcaaaacatacacataaaataaatcttaaagaagaaaagaaagccagtggCCAAGTAATGGAAAAAAGATGAAAGTAAAAAAGGTAGAAATGTGGAATTAGGAGTGCCTTGCAACAAGCTGAGACTAACAGCCTAGAATCTGCTGCTATGAAAGTTTACAAAGCTTAAGCAATAGACTGGATTTTCAGAAGTGTGTCGCtgttgtgcttgtgtgtatgcacgGTGCACTGTGGgagagtgcatgtgtggagggacTCTGTGAAGCCAGTTGTCCTCTTTCACCTTTCTGTGGGTTTCAAAGGCCAAATTCAGGTttccaggcttgcacagcaagcattcttaccagctgagccagccAGTCATCTCTATTCTGAATTTTAAATGCTCTTAATTACTGCTAATCATTATTTCCACAATTAAGTACAGGTTTTACTGTGGTTTCAGTGTTAGAATGATACATCTTTACATAGCAATTGTTTTCCTTgaaactatatttttctttttttttccacttagctTATAAATCTATACCTTAGTTGTCTAGTAGTAATAAccatttctctgtctttgctGCCCTCTTTTGCTCTCTAGCCACTCTACTTCTGTACATTATTTATTCCACAAAAATGAGAATTAAGATTTACAATCCTGTCACCAATTCAGTAGACAACAcagtatttctttctctcttaaaaaagttatttctagccgggtgtggtggcgcacgcctttaatcccagcactcgggaggcagaggcaggcggatttctgtgagttcgaggccagcctggtctacaaagcgagtccaggacagccaaggctacacagagagactctgtcttgaaaaaacaaaacaacaaaaaatgtttttttctaaacatGTTTGGTTATcatgaactttttttaaaagccattttaatAGGTGAATCAAAGACAGCTTTTAAAACTTTcagaacaacagcaaagaaacaaaagccaccCAAAATTAAACATAGCTGTTTTATATATCATGCTAACAAAACagtgtttaaaatacattaagtAATCTAGTTTAGTCCCTTTATTCTGATAGTATGTTTACATAAAGACTAAACctaggtgttctctctctctctctctctctctctctctctctctctctctctctct
This DNA window, taken from Acomys russatus chromosome 22, mAcoRus1.1, whole genome shotgun sequence, encodes the following:
- the LOC127205991 gene encoding LOW QUALITY PROTEIN: peptidyl-prolyl cis-trans isomerase A-like (The sequence of the model RefSeq protein was modified relative to this genomic sequence to represent the inferred CDS: inserted 1 base in 1 codon) is translated as MVNPVVFFDIAVDGEPLGHISFELFADRVPKTAENFRALSTGEKGFGYKGSCFHRIIPGFMCQGGDFTRHNGTGGRSIYGEKFEDENFILRHTGPGILSMANAGPNTNGSQFFICTAKTEWLDXQHVVFGKVKEGMSIAEAMERFGSRNGKTSKMITISDCG